In one Gossypium hirsutum isolate 1008001.06 chromosome D09, Gossypium_hirsutum_v2.1, whole genome shotgun sequence genomic region, the following are encoded:
- the LOC107891933 gene encoding sugar transport protein 8, translating to MPAVVSGSGENQEFEGRITVYVTVCVIIAAFGGLMFGYDVGISGGVTFMDDFLKKFFPVVYKKKQHAHENNYCKYDNQSLQLFTSSLYIAALIASFVASKVCSKAGRKPTVQIASIFFLIGVVLTAGDLNIEMIIFGRIFLGFGVGFANQAVPLFLSEIAPTNIRGALNISFQLFITIGILLSNLVNYFTANIHPHGWRISLGIAGIPASMLCVGSILICETPTSLIERHKVEKGRKVLRKIRGVENVDDEFDSIVHACEMARQVKDPFRKLMKPVSRPPLVIAICMQIFQQFTGINAVMFYAPVLFQTVGFGNDAALLSSVITGLVNVFSTIISIYLVDKAGRRILLLEACVQMLISQVIIGIILFKGLKATGANLSKGEAIFVVVLVCTFVMGFAWSWGPLGWLIPSETFPLETRSVGFAFAVSTNMLFTFVIAQAFLSMLCKMQAGIFFFFAAWIIIMGVFTWFLLPETKGVPVDSMVDKVWKQHWFWRSFVAEDEFRTDVKVV from the exons ATGCCGGCAGTCGTAAGCGGCTCTGGTGAAAATCAAGAATTTGAAGGCAGGATAACGGTGTATGTCACAGTTTGTGTGATCATAGCAGCCTTCGGAGGCTTGATGTTTGGATATGATGTTGGCATTTCAG GTGGAGTAACattcatggatgatttcttaaaaaaattctttCCAGTTGTGTATAAAAAGAAACAACATGCTCATGAAAACAATTACTGCAAATACGATAACCAGTCCCTCCAGTTGTTCACGTCATCCTTGTACATTGCTGCTTTGATAGCAAGTTTTGTAGCTTCAAAGGTGTGCTCAAAAGCTGGTAGGAAACCAACCGTGCAAATTGCTTCAATTTTCTTCTTAATAGGCGTGGTTTTGACTGCTGGAGATCTCAACATCGAAATGATAATTTTTGGAAGAATTTTTCTTGGCTTTGGTGTTGGGTTTGCCAATCAA GCGGTACCACTCTTCTTATCGGAGATAGCTCCAACTAATATTCGTGGAGCACTCAACATAAGTTTCCAGCTCTTCATTACCATTGGCATTTTGTTATCCAATCTGGTAAACTACTTTACAGCAAATATCCATCCTCATGGATGGAGAATTTCTCTTGGCATTGCTGGTATCCCTGCTTCAATGCTTTGTGTGGGATCTATACTCATTTGTGAGACTCCAACTAGCCTTATTGAACGTCACAAAGTTGAGAAAGGAAGGAAGGTTCTGCGGAAGATTCGTGGTGTCGAAAATGTTGATGACGAGTTTGATTCTATTGTACATGCTTGTGAGATGGCAAGGCAAGTAAAGGACCCTTTCCGCAAGCTAATGAAGCCAGTTAGTCGACCCCCACTAGTGATTGCCATCTGTATGCAAATTTTCCAGCAATTTACTGGAATCAATGCTGTAATGTTCTACGCTCCTGTTCTATTCCAGACCGTGGGATTTGGGAATGATGCTGCATTGCTTTCATCTGTTATTACTGGCCTTGTCAATGTGTTTAGCactataatttcaatatatttagtAGATAAGGCTGGCAGGAGAATTCTGCTACTTGAAGCTTGTGTCCAGATGCTCATTTCCCAG GTTATTATTGGCATAATCCTTTTCAAAGGATTGAAAGCCACGGGTGCCAATCTTTCCAAAGGGGAGGCAATCTTTGTGGTGGTCTTGGTGTGTACCTTTGTCATGGGCTTTGCCTGGTCCTGGGGGCCTCTTGGCTGGTTAATTCCTAGCGAGACTTTCCCTCTGGAGACCAGATCAGTTGGTTTTGCCTTTGCAGTCAGCACCAATATGCTCTTCACTTTCGTCATTGCTCAAGCTTTCCTCTCAATGCTTTGCAAGATGCAAGCTGGAATATTTTTCTTCTTCGCTGCCTGGATTATCATAATGGGAGTGTTCACTTGGTTCTTGTTGCCTGAGACAAAAGGTGTTCCGGTTGATTctatggttgataaagtctggaAGCAGCACTGGTTCTGGCGTTCTTTCGTAGCCGAGGATGAATTTAGGACTGATGTTAAGGTtgtctaa